In Aspergillus flavus chromosome 3, complete sequence, one genomic interval encodes:
- a CDS encoding peptidase family M48-domain-containing protein, which yields MYILEQLARLLDRPFFPWKNVLVGFSLGQFVLEGLLSLRQYKVLQRTKPPQVLENEVSQKVFDQSQSYGRAKAKFGFVAGLYGQIQNLAFIYGDILPKLWGASGLLLAQYFPSRFQGEITQTLVFLFGFNLISTILSLPISYYNTFVLEEKFGFNKQTLKLWVTDMLKGQMLGIVLGTPIISAVLKIVQKTGNSFFYYLWLFGIFVQIFAITIYPIVILPLFNKLSPLEPGDLKTGVENLAKKLNFPLQELHVIDGSKRSAHSNAYFYGLPWKKHIVIYDTLIEKSESEEVVAVLSHELGHWSLSHTTKLFGIAQFHMFYIFALFSVFVNNRSLYQSFGFINEQPIMIGFLLFSDALAPMDAVVKLLMNILSRKFEFQADAFAVKLGYSEKLASSLLKLQIQNLSTMDADWMYASYHYSHPILSERLKALGWKGGKVTDYKAEDDEKPVKAADREL from the exons ATGTATATACTCGAG CAATTGGCGCGTCTCCTCGACCGCCCGTTCTTCCCATGGAAGAATGTCCTCGTGGGATTCTCTTTGGGACAATTTGTCCTAGAAGGTCTTCTGTCTCTCCGTCAATATAAGGTCCTGCAGCGCACAAAGCCCCCACAGGTTTTGGAGAATGAGGTGTCTCAGAAGGTCTTCGATCAAAGTCAA TCTTACGGTCGCGCGAAAGCGAAGTTCGGCTTCGTTGCTGGTCTCTACGGTCAAATTCAGAATCTTGCGTTTATCTACGGTGATATCCTCCCCAAGCTCTGGGGAGCTAGCGGTCTCTTGTTGGCACAGTACTTCCCTTCTCGGTTCCAAGGCGAAATCACGCAAACTCTCGTGTTCTTATTTGGGTTCAACCTGATTAGCACTATTCTGTCGCTACCAATCTCGTACTACAACACTTttgtcttggaagagaaattCGGCTTCAATAAGCAGACTCTCAAGCTCTGGGTTACGGATATGCTGAAGGGTCAGATGCTCGGAATTGTGCTTGGAACGCCTATCATTAGCGCAGTGCTCAAGATCGTCCAGAAGACTGGTAACTCGTTCTTCTACTACCTGTGGCTTTTTGGTATCTTCGTCCAGATCTTTGCCATTACCATCTACCCGATTGTGATCCTGCCGTTGTTCAACAAGCTATCGCCCTTGGAACCTGGTGACCTAAAGACTGGCGTTGAGAACCTCGCCAAGAAGCTGAACTTCCCTCTCCAGGAACTTCACGTCATCGATGGTAGCAAGCGAAGTGCTCACAGCAACGCATATTTCTATGGACTGCCATGGAAGAAGCATATTGTCATTTACGATACTTTGATCGAGAAGAGTGAGTCTGAGGAGGTGGTCGCCGTTCTGAGCCATGAATTGGGCCATTGGAGTCTCAGCCACACCACCAAGCTGTTCGGTATCGCCCAG TTCCACATGTTCTACATCTTTGCTCTTTTCTCGGTCTTTGTAAACAACAGGTCGTTGTACCAATCTTTCGGTTTCATTAACGAACAACCCATCATGATTGGATTCCTTCTGTTTTCGGATGCTCTGGCACCAATGGATGCCGTTGTTAAGCTTCTAATGAACATCCTCAGTCGTAAATTCGAATTCCAGGCTG ATGCCTTTGCTGTAAAGCTTGGCTACTCCGAGAAGCTCGCCTCGTCTCTCCTCAAGCTCCAGATCCAGAACTTGAGCACCATGGATGCCGATTGGATGTACGCCAGCTATCACTACTCTCACCCGATCCTTTCGGAGCGACTCAAGGCTCTCGGCTGGAAGGGTGGAAAGGTCACTGATTATAAGgcggaggatgatgagaagcCAGTTAAAGCTGCTGACCGCGAGCTGTAA
- a CDS encoding putative translation initiation factor EF-2 gamma subunit (translation initiation factor 2, gamma subunit): MAANGDFSDDESQPGSPMLNANGHDDIEEQEPLDQEEKPLKSAMKSVPPVSQPKRPELPEQPDPATLDLSTLTPLSPEIIARQATINIGTIGHVAHGKSTVVKAISEVQTVRFKNELERNITIKLGYANAKIYKCDNPECPRPTCFKSFKSEKEIDPPCERDGCTGRYRLLRHVSFVDCPGHDILMSTMLSGAAVMDAALLLIAGNETCPQPQTSEHLAAIEIMKLSHIIILQNKVDLMREEGALQHYQSILKFIRGTVADGSPIIPISAQLKYNIDAVNEYLVSHIPVPVRDFTASPHMIVIRSFDVNKPGAEIDELKGGVAGGSILTGVLKLNDEVEIRPGLVTKDENGKIQCRPIFSRVVSLFAEHNDLKFAVPGGLIGVGTRVDPTLCRADRLVGFVLGHRGRLPAIYTELEVNYFLLRRLLGVKTADGKQAKVAKLSKNEVLMVNIGSTATGAKVMGVKADAAKLSLTSPACTEIGEKIAISRRIDKHWRLIGWANIVAGNTLEPILN; this comes from the exons ATGGCTGCCAACGGCGATTTTTCCGATGATGAATCCCAGCCGGGATCCCCCATGCTGAATGCGAACGGCCatgatgatattgaagaacaagagccCCTCGACCAAGAGGAGAAGCCTCTCAAGTCTGCGATGAAGAGTGTACCCCCTGTTTCTCAGCCCAAGCGGCCAGAGTTGCCCGAACAGCCAGACCCCGCTACCCTTGACCTGTCGACCCTGACCCCTCTGTCGCCCGAAATCATTGCGCGCCAGGCCACTATTAACATTGGTACCATCGGACACGTCGCTCACGGAAAGTCAACAGTGGTCAAGGCTATCTCAGAGGTTCAGACTGTCCGTTTCAAAAACGAGTTGGAGCGAAACATTACAATCAAGCTGGGCTACGCCAACGCCAAGATCTACAAGTGCGACAACCCCGAGTGTCCTCGCCCAACATGCTTCAAGAGTTTCAAGagtgagaaggagatcgaccCTCCATGTGAGAGAGATGGGTGCACAGGACGTTATAGGCTGTTGAGACATGTCTC CTTCGTTGACTGCCCCGGTCACGATATTCTGATGAGTACCATGTTGTCAGGTGCCGCCGTCATGGACGcagctcttcttctgattGCCGGAAACGAAACTTGCCCTCAGCCTCAAACTTCGGAACATTTGGCAGCTATCGAGATTATGAAGCTTAGCCATATTATCATCTTGCAAAATAAGGTTGATCTGATgagggaagaaggagctcTTCAGCATTACCAATCGATTCTGAAGTTCATCCGTGGTACTGTTGCTGATGGCTCTCCTATTATCCCCATCTCCGCTCAGCTGAAGTACAACATTGATGCTGTCAACGAATACCTTGTTTCCCACATCCCTGTCCCTGTCCGTGATTTCACCGCTTCGCCACACATGATCGTCATCCGTTCATTCGATGTGAACAAGCCTGGTGCCGAGATTGATGAGCTGAAGGGCGGTGTTGCTGGTGGTTCCATTCTGACTGGTGTGCTTAAGCTTAACGACGAGGTGGAAATCCGTCCCGGTCTCGTAACCAAGGACGAGAACGGCAAGATTCAGTGCCGGCCCATCTTCTCGCGGgttgtttctctcttcgcTGAGCACAACGACCTGAAATTTGCTGTTCCTGGTGGTCTTATTGGTGTCGGTACCCGTGTGGACCCTACTCTGTGCCGTGCCGATCGTCTTGTCGGTTTCGTCCTGGGCCATCGCGGACGTCTGCCCGCCATTTACACCGAACTGGAGGTCAACTATTTCTTGCTGCGCCGGTTGTTGGGTGTCAAGACCGCCGACGGCAAGCAGGCCAAGGTTGCTAAGCTGAGCAAGAACGAGGTTCTGATGGTCAACATCGGTTCTACGGCCACCGGTGCTAAGGTCATGGGCGTCAAGGCCGATGCCGCAAAGCTGAGCTTGACCAGCCCTGCTTGTACCGAAATTGGCGAGAAGATTGCCATTTCTCGCAGAATCGACAAGCACTGGCGTCTGATTGGGTGGGCTAACATTGTTGC CGGTAACACCCTCGAACCCATCCTGAACTAA